A genome region from Streptomyces pratensis includes the following:
- a CDS encoding HAD family hydrolase codes for MAALGWLTPRRRPATARSVLAGEAAAEAARKSALPAGTEELPVISEEAREPVFPVAGDARAAAFFDLDNTVMQGAAIFHFGRGLYKRKFFQRRELTRFAWQQAWFRLAGVEDPEHMQDARDSALSIVKGHRVSELMSIGEEIYDEYMADRIWPGTRALAQAHLDAGQKVWLVTAAPVETATIIARRLGLTGALGTVAESVDGVYTGRLVGEPLHGPAKAEAVRALAAAEGLDLERCAAYSDSHNDIPMLSLVGHPYAINPDSKLRKHARSLDWRLRDYRTGRKAAKVGIPAAAGVGALAGGTAAAVALHRRRR; via the coding sequence ATGGCCGCACTTGGATGGCTCACCCCCCGCAGGCGCCCCGCCACAGCACGCAGCGTGCTCGCAGGCGAGGCCGCAGCCGAGGCCGCGCGTAAGTCGGCACTTCCGGCCGGCACAGAAGAGCTGCCGGTCATCTCCGAGGAGGCCCGGGAGCCCGTGTTCCCGGTGGCCGGGGACGCACGGGCCGCCGCCTTCTTCGACCTCGACAACACCGTGATGCAGGGCGCCGCGATCTTCCACTTCGGCCGCGGCCTGTACAAGCGGAAGTTCTTCCAGCGCCGGGAACTGACCAGGTTCGCCTGGCAGCAGGCCTGGTTCAGGCTGGCCGGCGTCGAGGACCCGGAGCACATGCAGGACGCCCGCGACAGCGCCCTGTCCATCGTCAAGGGCCACCGCGTGTCCGAGCTGATGTCCATCGGCGAGGAGATCTACGACGAGTACATGGCCGACCGCATCTGGCCCGGCACCCGCGCCCTCGCCCAGGCCCACCTCGACGCGGGCCAGAAGGTCTGGCTGGTCACCGCCGCACCGGTGGAGACCGCAACGATCATCGCCCGCCGACTGGGCCTCACGGGCGCCCTGGGCACCGTCGCCGAGTCGGTCGACGGCGTCTACACGGGCCGGCTGGTCGGCGAGCCCCTGCACGGCCCGGCGAAGGCCGAGGCCGTACGCGCACTGGCCGCGGCCGAGGGCCTGGACCTGGAACGCTGCGCGGCGTACAGCGACTCGCACAACGACATCCCGATGCTGTCGCTGGTCGGCCACCCGTACGCGATCAACCCGGACTCCAAACTGCGCAAGCACGCCCGCTCCCTGGACTGGCGGCTGCGCGACTACCGCACCGGCCGCAAGGCGGCCAAGGTGGGCATCCCGGCCGCGGCCGGCGTCGGCGCACTGGCAGGCGGCACGGCCGCCGCCGTGGCGCTCCACCGCCGCCGCCGCTGA
- a CDS encoding 30S ribosomal protein bS22, with amino-acid sequence MGSVIKKRRKRMAKKKHRKLLKRTRVQRRNKK; translated from the coding sequence GTGGGCTCTGTTATCAAGAAGCGGCGCAAGCGGATGGCCAAGAAGAAGCACCGCAAGCTGCTCAAGCGCACGCGCGTTCAGCGTCGCAACAAGAAGTAA
- a CDS encoding phosphatase: MLSTGALRAHLLAARLAGPVATPRETSLRSYRLFAARDPRVLLGLAPDRAWGERDLLRLMADKCGVSDDPGHVSGPDVIDPERTLAALDAFAERLAGAAERRAPVLFGTGHPHRLLGFYADLADALSAAGCMVLTSAQGRCVDITTRFGVRTYNLDYVRGVALVREPGVRVPGSATGAHTHSPLPVRAVLEEAVKCRGVLPELVVGDHGWVCGAGQLGIEAIGLADTDDPALFVGEAEGQVSVVVPVDDGVRSDYYRPLTRYVLNRACLSR; this comes from the coding sequence GTGTTGAGCACCGGAGCGCTGCGCGCTCATCTGCTGGCGGCCCGGCTCGCCGGGCCCGTGGCCACGCCGCGGGAGACCAGTCTGCGGAGTTATCGGCTTTTCGCCGCGAGGGACCCCCGTGTGCTGCTCGGACTCGCTCCGGACCGGGCCTGGGGAGAGCGTGACCTGCTGCGGCTGATGGCCGACAAGTGCGGGGTCTCGGACGATCCTGGCCATGTGTCAGGTCCGGATGTGATCGATCCGGAGCGGACCCTGGCCGCTCTGGACGCGTTCGCGGAGCGGCTCGCAGGGGCTGCGGAGAGGCGGGCGCCGGTGCTGTTCGGCACCGGGCATCCGCACCGGCTGCTGGGGTTCTACGCCGATCTGGCAGACGCTTTGTCGGCGGCCGGGTGCATGGTGCTCACCTCCGCGCAGGGCCGCTGTGTCGACATAACGACCCGGTTCGGCGTACGCACGTACAACCTTGACTACGTACGAGGTGTCGCGCTGGTGCGCGAACCGGGCGTGCGGGTCCCGGGGAGTGCCACCGGCGCACATACCCACTCGCCGCTGCCGGTTCGGGCCGTGCTGGAGGAGGCCGTGAAGTGCCGTGGGGTGCTGCCCGAGCTGGTGGTCGGGGACCACGGGTGGGTCTGCGGGGCAGGTCAGCTGGGCATCGAGGCCATCGGGCTGGCGGATACGGATGACCCCGCGTTGTTCGTGGGTGAGGCGGAGGGGCAGGTGTCCGTCGTCGTTCCGGTTGATGACGGCGTGCGGTCGGACTACTACCGGCCCCTTACTCGGTATGTACTCAATCGGGCGTGTCTGTCACGGTAG
- a CDS encoding DUF5667 domain-containing protein: MIANVSAHRRANAFAQALEEQSPQGAAAVQPEDPAQPADHGTLLALANGLGELPEPEFDPEVKVVQRAQLVAAMETMFAEGGASTGPTVPEQRSKGAHRASPIRRLRPRSRWAKGLTAGGLTVGVAAGAFGGVAAASSDALPGDSLYPLKRGMEDISLGMADGDADRGEVYLDQASTRLNEARRLMERGRSGEMDHESIGEVRRALHGMTHDATEGHRLLHTAYQRDGSLGPIQTLDSFSRSHRASWSSLRDRLPVQLTDISDRVSSVFEAMDQEVAPLKSLLPRTPGTGEGAPPAGSTQEDRGSSAPDRRAPASSAAPDDSASTGSTAPKPSGSGSGPADGLLDGGAEGLLEDLPTDGTTPSSPGGTSEASPAPDVTLPPLLPGLLPGLGIDSENVEP, encoded by the coding sequence GTGATCGCAAACGTTTCGGCACACCGGCGGGCGAACGCCTTCGCCCAGGCCCTGGAGGAGCAGTCCCCCCAGGGTGCGGCGGCCGTACAGCCCGAGGACCCGGCCCAACCGGCCGACCACGGAACGCTGTTGGCCCTGGCGAACGGCCTCGGTGAGCTACCGGAGCCGGAATTCGATCCCGAGGTCAAAGTGGTGCAACGAGCCCAGCTCGTCGCGGCCATGGAGACCATGTTCGCCGAAGGCGGTGCGTCCACGGGCCCTACGGTGCCCGAACAGCGGAGCAAGGGAGCCCACCGGGCCTCCCCGATCCGGAGGCTGCGTCCCCGCTCCCGCTGGGCGAAAGGCCTCACCGCGGGCGGGCTCACGGTCGGTGTGGCCGCGGGAGCATTCGGCGGAGTGGCCGCTGCCAGTTCCGACGCCCTGCCGGGTGATTCCCTCTACCCGCTCAAGCGCGGCATGGAGGACATCAGTCTCGGCATGGCCGACGGCGACGCCGACCGTGGCGAGGTCTACCTCGACCAGGCGTCGACACGTCTCAACGAGGCCCGCCGGCTGATGGAACGCGGCCGCTCCGGCGAGATGGACCATGAATCCATCGGCGAGGTCAGACGCGCTCTCCACGGCATGACACACGACGCCACCGAGGGCCACCGCCTGCTCCACACCGCCTACCAGCGCGACGGTTCCCTCGGCCCGATCCAGACCCTGGACTCCTTCTCCCGCTCGCACCGCGCGAGCTGGAGCAGCCTCCGCGACCGGCTCCCCGTCCAACTGACCGACATCAGCGACAGGGTCAGCTCGGTCTTCGAGGCCATGGACCAGGAAGTCGCGCCGCTGAAGTCCCTGCTGCCCCGCACACCGGGCACCGGGGAGGGCGCGCCGCCCGCCGGCTCCACCCAGGAGGACCGGGGCTCGTCGGCCCCTGACCGCAGAGCTCCCGCCTCCTCCGCGGCACCGGACGACAGCGCCTCCACCGGCAGCACCGCCCCGAAGCCCTCGGGCTCCGGCAGCGGCCCGGCGGACGGCCTGCTCGACGGCGGTGCGGAAGGCCTGCTGGAGGACCTTCCGACGGACGGGACCACCCCGTCGTCCCCGGGCGGCACATCCGAGGCGTCCCCCGCACCCGACGTCACGCTGCCGCCGCTTCTCCCGGGCCTGTTGCCCGGCCTGGGCATCGACAGCGAGAACGTCGAGCCCTGA
- a CDS encoding helix-turn-helix domain-containing protein — translation MAAGSERPLNEVKFLTVAEVASVMRVSKMTVYRLVHSGHLPAIRVGRSFRVPEQAVHEYLRESFVGVESA, via the coding sequence ATGGCTGCTGGCAGTGAGAGGCCTCTCAACGAGGTCAAGTTTCTGACCGTGGCGGAAGTCGCCTCGGTCATGAGGGTGTCGAAGATGACCGTGTACCGCTTGGTGCACAGCGGTCATCTGCCGGCGATCAGGGTGGGAAGGTCCTTCCGGGTCCCGGAGCAAGCGGTTCACGAGTATCTTCGCGAGTCCTTCGTGGGGGTGGAGTCGGCCTGA
- a CDS encoding lysophospholipid acyltransferase family protein translates to MADAKVIPFDDDRSRSGAGRRRAVLPGGRGHGPGAAGPAPVSALPGGQVPEGAAEAVGAASQDGGEGSRSGWDRRVAGGLAFLRRRLTGDYDVDEFGYDKELTDQVLMSVLRPLADKYFRVEVKGIENIPSEGGALIVANHSGTLPLDGLMLQVAVHDNHPAERHLRLLAADLVFMLPVVNELARKAGHTLACAEDAERLLQGGEVVGVMPEGFKGIGKPFSDRYKLQRFGRGGFVSTALRAGVPIVPCSIVGAEEIYPMIGNSKTLARVLGVPYFPITPTFPWLGPLGALPLPTKWTIQFGEPIPTDGYPPEAAEDPMLMFNLTDQVREQIQHTLYKLLVQRRSVFF, encoded by the coding sequence ATGGCGGACGCCAAGGTCATTCCCTTCGACGACGACCGTTCGCGCTCCGGCGCGGGGCGGCGCAGAGCCGTGCTGCCGGGCGGGCGGGGCCACGGCCCCGGGGCGGCCGGTCCTGCGCCCGTGAGCGCCCTGCCGGGCGGTCAGGTGCCGGAAGGGGCCGCTGAGGCCGTCGGTGCCGCCTCCCAGGACGGCGGGGAGGGGTCCAGGAGCGGCTGGGACCGGCGGGTCGCGGGCGGGCTGGCGTTTCTGCGGCGTCGGCTCACGGGTGACTACGACGTCGACGAGTTCGGCTACGACAAGGAGCTGACCGACCAGGTCCTCATGTCGGTGCTGAGGCCGCTCGCGGACAAGTACTTCCGGGTCGAGGTGAAGGGCATCGAGAACATCCCGTCGGAGGGCGGGGCGCTCATCGTCGCCAACCACTCCGGGACGCTGCCGCTGGACGGGCTGATGCTCCAGGTCGCGGTTCACGACAACCACCCGGCCGAGAGGCATCTGCGGCTGCTGGCAGCCGATCTCGTCTTCATGCTCCCGGTGGTCAACGAGCTGGCGAGGAAGGCCGGGCACACCCTCGCCTGCGCGGAGGACGCGGAGCGGCTGCTGCAGGGCGGTGAGGTCGTCGGGGTGATGCCGGAGGGCTTCAAGGGCATCGGGAAGCCGTTCAGCGACCGGTACAAGCTGCAGCGCTTCGGGCGGGGAGGGTTCGTGTCGACGGCGCTGCGGGCCGGGGTGCCGATCGTGCCGTGCTCGATCGTGGGGGCGGAGGAGATCTACCCGATGATCGGCAACTCGAAGACGCTGGCCCGGGTCCTGGGGGTCCCGTACTTCCCGATCACGCCGACCTTCCCGTGGCTGGGACCGCTGGGCGCGCTGCCGTTGCCGACGAAGTGGACGATCCAGTTCGGGGAGCCGATCCCCACGGACGGGTACCCGCCGGAGGCGGCGGAGGACCCGATGCTGATGTTCAACCTGACGGACCAGGTGCGGGAGCAGATCCAGCACACGCTGTACAAGCTGCTGGTGCAGCGCAGGTCGGTCTTCTTCTGA
- a CDS encoding acetoin utilization protein AcuC: MSGRAQLMWDEAVTGYDFGSGHPMDPVRLALTMGLVRAFGLDGSVDVRSAKSAGDSTLRLVHREDYVAAVRAASSDPRAADQAYGLGTVDDPAFAGMHEASALIAGLSVGAAEAVWRGESRHAVNFTGGLHHAMPGAASGFCVYNDPALAIARLLELGAERVAYVDVDVHHGDGVQAAFWEDPRVLTVSLHEHPRTLFPQTGWPEETGAGAGDGGAVNVALPAGTGDAGWLRAFHAVVPELLEDFRPQVLVTQHGADTHFEDPLAHLAVSLDAQRAVMTACHELAHAYVDGGRWVALGGGGYAVVDVVPRSWTHLVGIAAHAPVDPESVIPSSWRDEVYARTRQLGPARMTDGRVPEWQPWEDGYDPADRLDQAVLATRRAVFPLRGLLA, from the coding sequence ATGAGCGGGCGCGCGCAGCTGATGTGGGATGAGGCAGTAACGGGATACGACTTCGGGTCCGGTCACCCCATGGATCCGGTCAGACTCGCCCTGACGATGGGGCTGGTGCGGGCGTTCGGGCTGGACGGGTCGGTGGACGTCCGGTCGGCCAAGTCCGCGGGTGACTCCACCTTGCGGCTCGTGCACCGGGAGGACTATGTGGCGGCCGTCCGTGCGGCTTCCTCGGATCCAAGGGCCGCGGACCAGGCGTACGGGCTCGGGACGGTCGACGATCCCGCCTTCGCGGGTATGCACGAGGCTTCCGCGCTGATCGCGGGGCTGTCGGTGGGGGCGGCGGAGGCGGTGTGGCGCGGGGAGAGCCGGCACGCCGTGAATTTCACGGGCGGGCTGCACCACGCGATGCCCGGAGCCGCCTCGGGATTCTGCGTGTACAACGACCCGGCGCTCGCCATCGCCCGGCTGCTGGAGCTGGGTGCGGAGCGGGTGGCGTACGTGGATGTGGACGTCCACCACGGGGACGGGGTGCAGGCGGCGTTCTGGGAGGACCCCCGGGTTCTGACCGTGTCGCTGCACGAGCATCCGCGCACGCTGTTCCCGCAGACCGGGTGGCCTGAGGAGACCGGGGCCGGGGCGGGTGACGGTGGTGCGGTGAACGTGGCTCTGCCGGCGGGTACGGGCGACGCGGGGTGGCTGAGGGCGTTCCACGCGGTGGTGCCGGAACTGCTGGAGGACTTCCGGCCGCAGGTGCTGGTGACCCAGCACGGTGCCGATACGCACTTCGAGGATCCGCTGGCGCATCTCGCGGTGTCGCTCGACGCCCAGCGGGCCGTCATGACGGCCTGTCATGAGCTTGCCCATGCCTATGTGGACGGCGGCCGGTGGGTGGCGCTGGGCGGAGGCGGTTACGCGGTGGTTGATGTGGTGCCGCGGTCCTGGACCCATCTCGTGGGGATCGCCGCGCATGCGCCGGTGGACCCCGAGTCGGTCATTCCGTCATCCTGGCGCGATGAGGTGTACGCCCGTACACGGCAGTTGGGCCCCGCTCGGATGACCGACGGCCGTGTACCGGAGTGGCAGCCGTGGGAGGACGGGTACGACCCCGCGGACCGGCTGGACCAGGCGGTGCTGGCCACCAGGCGGGCGGTGTTCCCGCTGCGAGGCCTGCTGGCCTGA
- a CDS encoding HAD family hydrolase, which yields MRYELVIFDNDGVLVDSEPISNTVLAGYLTELGHPTSYEESIRDYMGAAIHRVHDLVDERTSQKLPADFDEELHRRTLAAFQEEQLAAVDGVEELLGELVADGVAYCVASSGSHQKIAAGHRKTGLDQWFEEEWIFSSEDVGRGKPAPDLFLHAAERMGVAPDRCVVIEDSPLGVEAALAAGMEVYGFTSMMPADRLVGVAGHFADMSQLPKLLA from the coding sequence ATGCGCTACGAACTGGTCATCTTCGACAACGACGGCGTGCTCGTCGACAGTGAGCCGATCTCCAACACGGTCCTGGCCGGCTACCTCACGGAGCTCGGTCACCCCACCTCGTACGAGGAGTCCATCCGCGACTACATGGGGGCGGCCATCCACCGGGTCCATGACCTGGTGGACGAGCGGACGAGCCAGAAGCTCCCCGCGGACTTCGACGAGGAGCTGCACCGACGCACCCTCGCCGCGTTCCAGGAGGAGCAGCTGGCCGCGGTGGACGGGGTCGAGGAACTGCTTGGCGAGCTCGTCGCCGACGGGGTGGCGTACTGCGTCGCCTCGTCCGGAAGCCACCAGAAGATCGCGGCCGGGCACCGGAAGACCGGGCTCGACCAGTGGTTCGAGGAGGAGTGGATCTTCAGCTCCGAGGACGTCGGGCGGGGGAAGCCGGCCCCGGACCTGTTCCTCCACGCCGCCGAACGGATGGGCGTCGCCCCCGACCGGTGTGTCGTGATCGAGGACAGCCCGCTCGGTGTCGAGGCAGCCCTGGCGGCCGGGATGGAGGTGTACGGCTTCACTTCGATGATGCCGGCGGACCGGCTCGTCGGGGTCGCCGGACACTTCGCCGACATGTCGCAGCTCCCGAAACTGCTCGCCTGA
- a CDS encoding ECF subfamily RNA polymerase sigma factor, BldN family — translation MYPHVGVDTSGLATLRATVLDHLRGFVPTAYAVPQFATPVPAGPCYALAERSAAVGRRSNRGAATAPAVRRPTADSDSARMMDLVERAQAGEAEAFGRLYDQYSDTVYRYIYYRVGGKATAEDLTSETFLRALRRISTFTWQGRDFGAWLVTIARNLVADHFKSSRFRLEVTTGEMLDANEVARSPEDSVLESLSNAALLQAVRRLNPQQQECVTLRFLQGLSVAETARVMGKNEGAIKTLQYRAVRTLARLLPDDAR, via the coding sequence GTGTACCCACACGTCGGGGTTGACACCTCGGGCCTGGCTACGCTGCGCGCAACGGTCCTCGACCACTTGCGCGGCTTCGTCCCCACCGCGTACGCCGTCCCCCAATTTGCCACCCCTGTACCTGCCGGCCCTTGCTATGCGCTGGCCGAACGCAGCGCGGCCGTCGGAAGACGCAGCAACCGCGGCGCCGCGACCGCACCCGCCGTCCGCCGGCCCACGGCCGACAGCGACAGCGCGCGCATGATGGATCTCGTCGAGCGCGCGCAGGCCGGCGAGGCCGAGGCCTTCGGCCGCCTGTACGACCAGTACAGCGACACCGTGTACCGGTACATCTACTACCGCGTGGGAGGCAAGGCGACAGCGGAGGACCTCACGAGCGAGACGTTCCTGCGCGCACTCCGCCGCATCTCCACCTTCACCTGGCAGGGCCGCGACTTCGGCGCCTGGCTGGTCACGATCGCTCGTAACCTGGTCGCAGACCACTTCAAATCCAGTCGTTTCCGACTGGAAGTGACCACCGGCGAAATGCTCGACGCCAATGAGGTCGCCCGGAGCCCGGAGGACTCCGTCCTGGAGTCCCTCTCCAACGCCGCACTGCTGCAAGCCGTACGCCGGCTCAACCCGCAACAGCAGGAGTGCGTGACCCTGAGATTCCTGCAGGGCCTCTCGGTCGCCGAGACCGCCCGGGTCATGGGAAAGAACGAGGGCGCGATCAAAACCTTGCAGTACCGAGCCGTGCGAACACTCGCACGACTTCTGCCGGACGACGCCCGCTGA
- a CDS encoding MFS transporter has protein sequence MTDARLRYGRASLALSFLVQGVTFALLVTRIPAIQDRYGISDGLLPVFLAAVPVLAGVASVATEKVVARVRPGIVLRWAQPVVLLALLGVGAGSEVWHVAVALGLFGLAVGALDASMNMMGVSLQRAYGRSIMLGFHAAYSLGGIAGASMAWAGAHWDLSLLVSYLPAVVVLLPAALIGSRWYTEGKAGGAPLAADPGHGASVPFRLLLPLCLVMAFAYIGDSTVSNWSAKYLQDVLGGSEQLATLPYNVYMVTTLLGRAVGDLGVRRFGAVSVVRGGSVLAAAGFAVVAVAPGAWWGMLGFTLLGLGLCVIVPQTFAAAGRMFPGASDVAVARLNVFNYVGFLVGSPLVGALGDAWSYRGAMLVPMVLVLATLVYARSFGAEPDRYGGGHERARAADVG, from the coding sequence ATGACGGATGCGCGGTTGCGGTACGGCAGGGCCTCCCTCGCCTTGAGCTTCCTGGTGCAAGGGGTGACCTTTGCGCTGCTCGTGACGCGCATCCCCGCCATTCAGGACCGGTACGGGATATCCGACGGGCTGCTGCCCGTCTTCCTGGCCGCTGTGCCTGTTCTGGCGGGGGTCGCCAGTGTGGCCACCGAGAAGGTGGTCGCGCGGGTACGTCCCGGGATCGTGCTCAGGTGGGCGCAGCCCGTCGTGCTGCTGGCCCTGCTCGGTGTGGGTGCCGGCAGCGAGGTCTGGCACGTGGCCGTCGCACTCGGCCTCTTCGGGCTCGCGGTCGGGGCTCTGGACGCCTCGATGAACATGATGGGCGTCAGTCTTCAGCGGGCGTACGGGCGGAGCATCATGCTCGGGTTCCACGCCGCGTACAGCCTGGGCGGCATAGCCGGTGCGTCGATGGCGTGGGCGGGGGCGCACTGGGACCTTTCGTTGCTGGTGTCCTATCTGCCCGCGGTGGTCGTCCTGCTGCCCGCAGCCCTGATCGGCAGCCGGTGGTACACCGAGGGGAAGGCGGGCGGGGCCCCGCTCGCGGCGGATCCGGGTCACGGTGCGTCCGTGCCCTTCCGGCTTCTTCTGCCGCTCTGCCTGGTGATGGCCTTCGCGTACATAGGGGACTCGACGGTCTCCAACTGGAGTGCGAAGTACCTGCAGGACGTGCTGGGCGGCTCGGAACAGCTGGCGACCCTTCCGTACAACGTCTACATGGTGACGACACTGCTGGGGCGGGCGGTAGGCGACCTCGGGGTGCGGCGGTTCGGGGCGGTGTCCGTGGTGCGGGGTGGCAGTGTGCTGGCCGCCGCGGGGTTCGCGGTGGTGGCGGTGGCTCCCGGTGCCTGGTGGGGGATGCTCGGCTTCACGCTGCTGGGGCTGGGGCTCTGCGTGATCGTGCCGCAGACCTTCGCGGCCGCGGGGAGGATGTTCCCCGGCGCGAGTGATGTGGCCGTGGCCCGGCTGAACGTCTTCAACTACGTGGGGTTCCTCGTCGGGTCGCCGCTCGTCGGGGCGCTGGGGGACGCGTGGAGCTACCGCGGCGCGATGCTCGTGCCGATGGTTCTGGTCCTGGCGACGCTCGTGTACGCCCGGTCGTTCGGCGCGGAACCCGACCGATACGGTGGCGGGCATGAGCGGGCGCGCGCAGCTGATGTGGGATGA
- a CDS encoding NAD-dependent epimerase/dehydratase family protein, whose translation MGKIVLVTGAARQLGGRFVRRIQRDPGVDRVIAVDAIVPGHQLGDAEFVLADIRQSAIARVLAEYSVDTVVHLDVSAKAVGAGGRTTVKETNVIGTMQLLGACQKSPAVQRLVVKSSTNVYGSAPRDPAVFTETTPPKSLPSGGFAKDAVEVEGYVRGFARRRPDVAVCVLRFANILGPEPDSPLADYLALPVLPTVLGYDPRLQFVHEDDVVDVLEIAAREPRRGTLNSGTFNIAGDGVLLLSQCSRRLGRPTVPLLLPAVTWVGSALRTIGMTDFSPEQIRLLTHGRVVSTVQMRETLGFRPKFTTAGTFAEFARSRGPGLLPPERVGRAVGRLAELPLGAGPAGTTHSTHGAR comes from the coding sequence TTGGGGAAGATCGTGCTGGTCACAGGCGCCGCCCGGCAGCTGGGCGGCCGTTTCGTGCGGCGTATCCAGCGCGACCCCGGCGTGGACCGGGTGATCGCCGTGGACGCGATCGTGCCTGGGCACCAGTTGGGCGACGCCGAATTCGTCCTGGCGGACATCCGGCAGTCGGCGATCGCAAGGGTCCTCGCCGAGTATTCCGTCGACACGGTCGTCCATCTGGACGTGTCCGCGAAGGCGGTCGGCGCGGGCGGCCGGACGACGGTCAAGGAGACCAACGTCATCGGCACCATGCAGCTGCTCGGCGCCTGCCAGAAGTCTCCCGCCGTCCAGCGGCTGGTGGTCAAGTCCAGTACGAACGTGTACGGCTCCGCGCCCCGCGACCCCGCTGTCTTCACCGAGACGACGCCGCCCAAGTCCCTGCCCAGCGGAGGGTTCGCCAAGGACGCGGTGGAGGTCGAGGGATACGTCCGCGGCTTCGCGCGCCGCAGGCCCGACGTGGCCGTGTGTGTCCTGAGGTTCGCGAACATCCTGGGTCCCGAGCCGGACTCACCGCTCGCCGACTATCTGGCGTTGCCGGTCCTGCCGACGGTCCTGGGGTACGACCCCCGGCTGCAGTTCGTCCACGAGGACGACGTCGTCGACGTACTGGAGATCGCCGCTCGCGAGCCCCGGCGCGGCACGCTGAACAGCGGCACGTTCAACATCGCGGGCGACGGCGTTCTGCTGCTCTCGCAGTGCTCACGCAGGCTGGGGCGGCCGACCGTGCCGCTGCTGCTGCCGGCCGTCACCTGGGTGGGATCGGCGCTGCGTACGATCGGCATGACGGACTTCTCGCCGGAGCAGATCAGGCTGCTCACCCACGGCAGGGTGGTCTCGACCGTACAGATGCGCGAGACGCTGGGTTTCCGGCCGAAGTTCACCACGGCCGGGACCTTCGCGGAGTTCGCGCGGAGCCGGGGGCCGGGGCTGCTGCCGCCCGAGAGGGTGGGCAGGGCGGTCGGGAGACTGGCCGAACTGCCGCTCGGCGCGGGACCGGCGGGTACGACACATTCGACTCACGGCGCCAGGTAG